The Ascochyta rabiei chromosome 15, complete sequence genome window below encodes:
- a CDS encoding Ribulose bisphosphate carboxylase large chain, translating to MAPNDGPSRIHGLHGKKLIYFTSVFVSLGVFLFGYDQGVMSGIITGIYFKDYFNQPSAVELGSMVAILEIGAFISSLVVGRIGDVLGRRKTILYGSAIFVVGGALQTFANGMPMMLLGRIIAGLGVGTLSTIVPVYQSEISPPHNRGKMGCIEFTGNITGYACSVWVDYFCSYIKSDYAWRIPLFMQCIMGTLLALGSLLICESPRWLLDNDHDEEGIVVIANLYGKGDIHNPKARDEYREIKMNVLLQRQEGERSYADMFRRYYKRVFIAMSAQALAQLNGINVISYYAPLVFEEAGWYGRQAILMTGINAITYLLSTIPPWYIVDTLGRRKILLSGALMMVVSLSAISYFIFLQASWTPNMVVIFVMIYNAAFGYSWGPIPWLYPPEILPLSIRAKGASLSTATNWAFNWLVGEMTPILQEHIQWRLYLIHAFFCAVSFVIVYFIYPETANVRLEDMNSLFGDATTVAATPQQRAEAESLFSGSGREGRGRERDGSSLTAEAAIPGLDIEPPDLENGRSPPKSENGDGVGGWISNMVKRSKGDNDGTGGKYKRVDQDED from the exons ATGGCGCCCAACGATGGGCCCTCCCGTATCCACGGCTTGCATGGAAAGAAGCTCAT CTACTTCACCAGTGTATTCGTCTCATTAGGCGTTTTTCTGTTTGGCTATGACCAAGGCGTCATGTCTGGTATCATCAC GGGTATCTACTTCAAGGACTACTTCAACCAGCCATCAGCTGTCGAGCTGGGCAGCATGGTAGCTATCCTGGAAATCGGCGCTTTTATTTCCTCACTTGTGGTAGGCCGTATTGGAGACGTTCTTGGTCGACGCAAAACGATCCTCTATGGTTCGGCCATCTTCGTCGTTGGTGGTGCTCTGCAGACCTTTGCCAATGGTATGCCCATGATGTTGCTGGGGAGAATCATCGCCGGTCTTGGTGTAGGAACGCTGTCCACGATCGTACCCGTATACCAGTCTGAGATCTCACCACCCCACAACCGTGGAAAGATGGGCTGCATCGAATTCACTGGCAACATTACCGGATACGCATGCAGTGTGTGGGTCGACTACTTCTGCAGTTACATCAAGAGCGACTACGCGTGGAGGATTCCATTGTTCATGCAGTGCATTATGGGCACTTTGCTGGCTTTGGGCAGTCTGCTCATCTGCGAATCGCCAAG ATGGCTTCTGGATAACGACCATGACGAGGAGGGAATCGTGGTCATTGCTAACCTGTATGGAAAGGGTGACATCCACAACCCCAAAGCGCGCGATGAGTACCGAGAAATCAAGATGAACGTGCTGCTCCAGCGACAAGAAGGCGAACGCTCGTACGCGGATATGTTCAGACGCTACTACAAGCGTGTCTTCATCGCCATGTCCGCCCAAGCCCTCGCGCAACTCAACGGCATCAACGTCATTTCGTACTATGCACCTCTCGTCTTCGAAGAAGCGGGATGGTACGGCCGTCAGGCTATCCTCATGACCGGTATCAACGCCATCACGTACCTGCTTTCTACAATCCCGCCATGGTACATTGTGGATACTTTGGGGCGCCGAAAAATCTTGCTCTCTGGAGCCCTGATGATGGTCGTATCGCTCTCGGCTATTTCGTACTTCATCTTCTTGCAGGCGAGCTGGACACCGAACATGGTCGTCATATTTGTGATGATCTACAACGCGGCATTCGGATACTCATGGGGTCCTATTCCGTGGCTCTACCCGCCAGAAATTCTGCCCCTCAGCATTCGTGCAAAGGGTGCCAGTTTGAGTACTGCGACTAACTGGGCCTTCAACTGGCTGGTCGGTGAAATGACTCCTATTCTCCAGGAACACATCCAGTGGCGCTTGTACCTAATTCACGCGTTCTTCTGCGCCGTCAGTTTCGTTATCG TCTACTTCATCTATCCCGAAACGGCCAATGTCCGCCTCGAAGACATGAATTCTCTATTCGGAGATGCTACAACGGTAGCAGCCACACCACAACAGCGAGCAGAGGCCGAATCCTTGTTCAGCGGCAGCGGCCGCGAAGGTCGTGGTCGTGAACGAGATGGGTCGAGTCTTACTGCCGAAGCAGCCATTCCCGGCCTCGACATCGAGCCACCTGATCTGGAGAATGGCAGGTCTCCTCCCAAGTCCGAGAATGGAGATGGCGTCGGCGGCTGGATCTCCAACATGGTCAAGAGAAGCAAGGGAGACAACGACGGCACGGGTGGAAAGTACAAACGCGTCGATCAGGACGAGGACTAG